The Hymenobacter sp. 5317J-9 genome has a window encoding:
- a CDS encoding acetyl-CoA C-acyltransferase, which produces MPTAYVVDAVRTPIGKFAGALSSVRPDDLAAHVLRELMRRNPSVDKNAVEDVIIGAANQAGEDNRNVARMAALLAGLPITVPGNTVNRLCASGLQSIMDAARAIKCGEGDVYLAGGAESMTRAPFVMAKSESAFGRELTAHDTTLGWRFINPKLSKLHYPFAMGQTAENVAQQFGITREEQDAFAFESQRKYARALEKGRFRKEIVPVFIPQPKGDTALFDVDEQPRFSSLEKLATLKPAFQPEGGTVTAGNSAGINDGAAAVLLVSEDALQRYSLKPLARVVASAVAGVDPAVMGLGPIPATQKVLERAGLTLADIDLIELNEAFAAQSIACIRELGLDPAKVNVNGGSIAMGHPLGSSGARITATLLHEMHRRGEGMRYGLATMCVGVGQGAAVIYEKM; this is translated from the coding sequence ATGCCAACTGCTTATGTCGTGGACGCGGTGCGTACCCCGATTGGAAAATTTGCCGGCGCTCTGAGCAGCGTCCGCCCCGATGATTTGGCCGCCCACGTGCTCCGGGAGCTCATGCGCCGCAATCCTTCCGTTGATAAGAATGCCGTGGAGGACGTCATCATCGGCGCCGCCAACCAGGCCGGCGAAGACAACCGCAACGTGGCCCGCATGGCCGCGCTGCTGGCCGGCCTGCCCATCACGGTGCCCGGCAACACCGTGAACCGCCTCTGCGCCTCGGGCCTGCAAAGCATCATGGACGCGGCCCGCGCCATCAAGTGCGGCGAGGGCGACGTGTACCTGGCGGGCGGGGCCGAGAGCATGACCCGCGCCCCGTTTGTGATGGCCAAGTCGGAATCGGCCTTCGGGCGCGAGCTCACGGCCCACGACACCACCCTGGGCTGGCGCTTCATCAACCCCAAGCTGAGCAAGCTGCACTACCCCTTCGCCATGGGCCAGACGGCCGAGAACGTGGCCCAGCAGTTCGGCATCACCCGCGAAGAGCAGGACGCCTTTGCCTTCGAGAGCCAGCGCAAGTATGCGCGGGCCCTGGAAAAAGGCCGCTTCCGCAAGGAGATTGTGCCGGTGTTTATTCCGCAGCCCAAGGGCGACACGGCGCTATTTGACGTGGACGAGCAGCCGCGCTTTTCCTCGCTGGAAAAGCTGGCCACCCTCAAGCCCGCCTTCCAGCCCGAGGGCGGCACCGTGACGGCCGGCAACTCGGCCGGCATCAACGACGGCGCGGCGGCGGTGCTGCTGGTGAGCGAAGACGCCCTGCAGCGCTACAGCCTCAAGCCCCTGGCGCGGGTGGTGGCCTCGGCCGTGGCGGGCGTCGACCCGGCGGTGATGGGCCTGGGCCCCATTCCGGCCACCCAGAAGGTGCTGGAGCGCGCCGGCCTCACGCTGGCCGACATCGACCTGATTGAGCTCAACGAGGCCTTCGCGGCCCAGAGCATTGCCTGCATCCGCGAACTGGGCCTGGACCCCGCCAAGGTGAACGTGAACGGCGGCAGCATTGCCATGGGCCACCCGCTGGGCAGCTCCGGCGCCCGCATCACGGCCACGCTGCTGCACGAGATGCACCGCCGCGGCGAAGGCATGCGCTACGGCCTGGCCACCATGTGCGTGGGCGTGGGCCAGGGGGCGGCCGTGATTTACGAGAAGATGTAA
- the truA gene encoding tRNA pseudouridine(38-40) synthase TruA has protein sequence MRYFLHLAYDGTHYRGWQIQPGQPTVQAELDRCLTQILRRPTYCLGSGRTDTGVHASHQVAHFDAELPDTMPLDVLLYRLRRALPPDIGALRLHPVPADAHARFSAEERNYEYFVVTRPDPFRRDQALYVDRPLNIEAMNEAAGYLVGQFDFTSFSKVKGGENHYVCYCTAAAWHPAPGGWVFRIRANRFVRGMVRLVVGTLLDVGRGKMTPREFQQLLWAQRRVDASGAAPARGLFLSRVEYEDGIVPEAE, from the coding sequence ATGCGCTACTTCCTGCACCTTGCTTACGACGGCACCCACTACCGCGGCTGGCAGATTCAGCCCGGCCAGCCCACCGTGCAGGCCGAGCTCGACCGCTGCCTGACCCAGATACTGCGCCGCCCCACCTACTGCCTGGGCAGTGGCCGCACCGATACCGGCGTGCACGCCAGCCACCAGGTAGCCCATTTCGACGCCGAGCTGCCGGACACCATGCCGCTTGACGTGCTGCTGTACCGCCTGCGCCGCGCCCTGCCACCCGACATCGGCGCGCTGCGCCTGCACCCCGTGCCCGCCGACGCGCACGCCCGTTTCTCGGCTGAGGAGCGCAACTACGAGTACTTCGTGGTGACGCGCCCCGACCCGTTCCGGCGCGACCAGGCGCTGTACGTGGACCGGCCGCTGAATATTGAAGCCATGAACGAGGCCGCCGGCTACCTGGTGGGCCAGTTCGATTTTACGTCCTTCTCGAAAGTGAAGGGCGGCGAAAACCACTACGTGTGCTACTGCACCGCCGCGGCCTGGCATCCCGCGCCGGGGGGCTGGGTGTTCCGCATTCGGGCCAACCGCTTTGTGCGGGGCATGGTGCGGCTAGTGGTGGGCACCCTGCTCGACGTGGGCCGGGGCAAGATGACGCCGCGCGAGTTCCAGCAGCTGCTCTGGGCGCAGCGGCGCGTCGACGCCAGTGGGGCGGCGCCGGCGCGGGGCCTGTTCCTGAGCCGGGTGGAGTACGAGGACGGAATTGTGCCGGAGGCTGAATAG